From Penicillium psychrofluorescens genome assembly, chromosome: 1, one genomic window encodes:
- a CDS encoding uncharacterized protein (ID:PFLUO_000472-T1.cds;~source:funannotate): protein MRYTGIVAIGLLGSAMALPAQQDIARRGLIGDIGGALTGASNSFDNGGGIGGAISGAITGGLDAMSGDSSSSDGSSSSSGGDAASSAPSEAPSTPSEAASTPSEAASTPSEAASTPSEVVSTPSVVVSTPSASAIPVDTTDSGDNDDNDDNDDNDDNDDNSDNSDNYDNDDTSTPVKVCKNRNLHSQELEEDDASINSGVMYDKTPGSTSVPARWGSGGHFSTSAYTSWPSASPVARFGSRRYKNRRRSGPGHYIEERDDNSSIGENGENVGDAPGGHHGPGPGGPVGIQSVSLSEWQDPVQTTTTPPSSSTSVVATVTPTPSRSRIGQLPPALASSVMAAAEGIAAVAGVEPIVIGTPQESGHAIPPVLQGGVPPKIGIIEKTESSAGSVGPLAADENISRRDDKSSVGANGENVDDAAEQHHGSNSSGDEEQKDPDHTKTPTILTTPIALTTPSSQSKMVKVPLSELTEIEKDLARVDKQVEKAEHKSGNDVEESGQHKSGNSVKESGQQKSGDAVKESGQQKSANGVEEAGRQNTANGGEKFGDHKSGNGAEEGHNPAHSTATPTTGPSAIRPSVIPTGTGSVPHSGDGHGEGYGGSVDGHGSGSGGGRHGAAEDKPASTSLAVSPSSSAAPVWDHQAAASGGETHILP from the exons ATGAGGTACACTGGCATCGTTGCCATCGGCCTTTTGGGCTCTGCAATGGCACTGCCCGCCCAACAGGACATTGCTCGTCGCGGTTTGATTGGTGACATTGGGGGTGCTCTTACCGGTGCTTCCAATTCTTTCGATAACGGTGGGGGTATTGGTGGTGCTATCTCTGGTGCTATCACTGGTGGCTTGGATGCTATGAGTGGTGATAGCAGTTCGAGTGACGGTAGTAGCAGCTCGAGTGGGGGTGATGCTGCCAGTAGTGCTCCCAGCGAAGCTCCCTCTACTCCCAGCGAAGCTGCCTCTACTCCCAGTGAAGCTGCCTCTACTCCCAGTGAAGCTGCCTCTACTCCCAGTGAAGTTGTCTCTACTCCAAGTGTTGTTGTCTCTACTCCCAGTGCTTCTGCTATTCCAGTCGACACCACAGACAGCGGCGACAACGATGACAACGATGACAACGATGACAACGATGACAACGATGACAACAGTGACAACAGTGACAACTATGATAACGATGACACCTCAACACCTGTCAAGGTCTGCAAAAACAGGAACCTGCACAGTCAGGAGTtggaagaggacgacgcGTCCATAAATTCCGGCGTCATGTACGACAAGACCCCTGGTTCCACCAGTGTGCCCGCGCGATGGGGCTCTGGCGGCCacttctccacctcggcTTACACCAGCTGGCCCTCCGCGAGCCCGGTGGCACGCTTCGGAAGCAGGAGGTACAAGAATAGGCGCAGATCCGGACCCG GCCACTATATTGAGGAACGAGACGATAACAGCTCTATCGGAGAGAATGGAGAGAATGTGGGCGATGCTCCAGGAGGACACCATGGGCCCGGGCCCGGCGGACCAGTCGGGATTCAGTCAGTATCTCTATCTGAATGGCAAGACCCAGTCCAGACTACGACAActccaccttcttcatcgaCTTCTGTTGTGGCTACCGTTACACCTACGCCCTCGCGATCCAGGATTGGACAATTGCCCCCGGCGCTGGCCTCTTCTGTTATGGCTGCAGCTGAGGGAATCGCGGCAGTTGCGGGAGTTGAACCGATCGTCATAGGTACGCCCCAGGAGAGTGGCCATGCTATTCCTCCAGTTCTACAAGGGGGTGTTCCGCCCAAGATCGGAATAATTGAGAAAACCGAGTCTTCTGCCGGTAGTGTTGGACCACTTGCGGCAGATGAGAACATTTCCCGCCGAGATGATAAAAGCTCAGTTGGTGCGAATGGAGAGAATGTGGACGATGCTGCAGAGCAACATCACGGATCTAATTCATCAGGAgacgaggagcagaaagaCCCAGATCATACTAAGACACCTACTATCCTGACAACTCCTATTGCTTTGACAACTCCATCTTCTCAGTCTAAGATGGTCAAAGTACCGTTGAGTGAGCTTACTGAGATAGAGAAAGACTTAGCGCGTGTTGATAAACAAG TTGAAAAAGCTGAACACAAGAGCGGCAACGATGTGGAAGAATCCGGACAGCACAAGAGCGGCAACAGTGTGAAGGAGTCCGGGCAGCAAAAGAGCGGCGACGCTGTGAAAGAGTCCGGGCAGCAAAAGAGCGCCAACGGTGTGGAAGAGGCCGGACGGCAAAATACCGCCAACGGAGGGGAAAAGTTCGGAGACCACAAGAGCGGCAATggtgctgaagaagggcatAATCCTGCACATTCAACCGCTACTCCGACTACTGGACCTTCCGCCATTCGGCCTTCTGTTATTCCCACCGGCACTGGTTCTGTGCCTCATTCTGGTGATGGTCATGGTGAAGGTTATGGTGGCTCCGTCGATGGTCACGGTAGTGGCTCTGGCGGCGGCCGTCATGGCGCTGCTGAAGACAAGCCGGCATCGACAAGTTTGGCTGtctcgccatcctccagcgccgctcCGGTTTGGGACCACCAAGCTGCTGCATCCGGCGGTGAGACACATATACTCCCTTGA
- a CDS encoding uncharacterized protein (ID:PFLUO_000473-T1.cds;~source:funannotate), with translation MAFLFVEESAYNRPPSPTSPHSSSNSLTADNGSEKIGDVEQVENSSGTVPPRKTFLATLKPWSSIDPDAKFFVTMLRSFSYFFIPAVFWVIASYGLYIGLGALAFNYTFPLKITEPPYNWSQTNSGLIAVASFIGYFLALPFTSSSDRLAAFLTKRNNGIREAEMRLPVLFPAILLAPAGLIVYGFTAQRNLHWVGYFAGVAMDQFGSYFYFTFTLAYAVDSYNANTPEMLIAMNLGKQAISFGMGSFLLDWILTRGYAVVISGIFGGVLLANNLMVIVFVLWGKRIRRWTAQSWLGKMHARTATRDMTH, from the exons ATGGCTTTTCTGTTTGTGGAAGAATCAGCTTATAATCGTCCACCAAGTCCAACTTCGCCGCATTCTTCATCGAACTCTCTTACCGCAGACAATGGTTCCGAGAAAATAGGGGATGTTGAGCAGGTCGAAAATTCTTCCGGAACAGTGCCTCCACGGAAGACTTTTCTGGCCACCCTTAAGCCGTGGAGTTCCATCGATCCGGATGCTAAATTCTTTGTCACGATGCTCCGGTCATTCTCATATTTCTTTATTCCAGCTGTCTTCTGGGTAATTGCCAGCTACG GGTTGTATATTGGTCTCGGTGCATTGGCGTTCAACTACACCTTCCCACTAAAAATCACAGAGCCACCGTACAACTGGAGCCAG ACCAATTCCGGTCTTATCGCAGTCGCCTCCTTCATCGGCTActtcctcgctctccccTTCACATCGAGCTCGGATCGCCTTGCAGCATTTCTTACCAAGCGCAACAACGGCATCCGCGAAGCCGAAATGCGTCTCCCAGTCTTATTCCCCGCTATCCTACTTGCCCCCGCTGGACTGATAGTCTACGGCTTTACCGCGCAACGCAACCTGCACTGGGTCGGGTACTTTGCTGGAGTAGCAATGGACCAGTTTGGCTCCTACTTCTACTTTACTTTTACTCTAGCCTACGCGGTGGACTCATACAACGCGAATACCCCGGAAATGCTGATCGCCATGAATCTCGGGAAACAAGCCATCTCTTTCGGGATGGGCTCGTTCTTGCTGGATTGGATTCTGACGCGCGGGTACGCGGTGGTCATCTCGGGAATTTTTGGAGGGGTTCTTCTTGCGAATAACCTCATGGTCATTGTTTTTGTGCTTTGGGGGAAACGGATTCGGCGTTGGACAGCGCAGTCTTGGCTCGGCAAGATGCACGCGCGGACTGCGACGAGGGATATGACTCACTGA
- a CDS encoding uncharacterized protein (ID:PFLUO_000474-T1.cds;~source:funannotate), whose protein sequence is MAKEVPIPGPKGMPFFGNIYDIEAEQPTRSFELLADNYGPIFRLTLLGSPRVFISSHELVDEVCNEDRFTKVVSAALNQIRNGVHDGLFTANYPGEENWAVAHRVLVPAFGPLNIRGMFDEMYDIASQLVMKWARQGPNVPIGVTDDFTRLTLDTIALCAMGTRFNSFYHDEIHPFVEAMVGLLSGSGNRARRPDLLNNLPTSENTKYWNDITFLRNLAQELVDSRKNNPEDKKDLLNSLILGRDPQTGQGLTDGSIVDNMITFLIAGHETTSGMLSFLFYYLLKNPHAYQKAQEEVDRVIGRRKITVEDMSKLPYITAVMRETLRLNPTAPIIAMHAHPDKNTEDPVKLGGGKYVLHKDEPIVLMLGKMQRDPQVYGPDADEFRPERMLDENFEKLPKNAWKPFGNGMRGCIGRPFAWQEALLVIAILLQNFNFQMDNPSYDLRIKQTLTIKPKDFHMKATLREGLDPTQLSTALSGSAGAASATTGAASRDRRPKATPAAGAKLKPMHIFYGSNTGTCETFARRLADDAVGYGYSAAVSSLDSAMQNIAKTDPVVFITASYEGQPPDNAAHFFEWLRSLKGSDLDGVNYAVFGCGHHDWASTFHRIPKAVNELIAENGGNRLCDIGLADAANSDMFTDFDSWGEREFWPSITAEFGGSGPDQNSKSKSSLHVDVSSGMRASTLGLQLEEGFVVENRRLTQPGCPTKRMIKFKLPSDMTYQCGDYLAVLPVNPHSVVRRAIRRFDLPWDAMLRIQKTSQTSTTPASIPLDTPISAFDLFSTYVELSQPASKRDINVLADAAVGDAETQAELRYMASSPSRFTEEIVQKRVSPLDLLTRYTAINLSIGDFLPMLPPMRVRQYSISSSPLTDSSECSITFSVLNAPSLSAPPAQDDEAIEQYMGVASTYLSELQPGERVHISVRPSHSGFKPPVDLQTPMIMACAGSGLAPFRGFVMDRAEKIRGRRSSSSSDDKKPARAVLYIGSRTKGQDDIHAAELAQWADDGAVDVRWAYSRPADKTPGQHVQDLMLEDKTELVELFDQGARIYVCGSTGVGSAVRAACKDIYLEKRRETLARAKETGEEVPNAELEEEAAAEKFFEKLRTKERYATDVFT, encoded by the exons ATGGCCAAAGAGGTCCCCATCCCGGGCCCGAAGGGCATGCCTTTCTTCGGCAATATCTATGACATTGAAGCAGAGCAGCCCACCAGGAGTTTCGAGCTGCTGGCAGACAACTACG GACCAATCTTCCGACTCACCTTACTCGGCAGCCCACGTGTCTTCATCAGCTCCCATGAGCTCGTGGACGAGGTCTGCAATGAAGACCGGTTCACCAAGGTCGTCAGTGCGGCGCTGAACCAGATCCGCAACGGGGTCCACGATGGTCTCTTCACGGCCAATTACCCCGGCGAGGAGAATTGGGCCGTCGCGCACCGTGTGTTGGTGCCCGCGTTTGGCCCGCTGAATATCCGCGGCATGTTCGATG AAATGTACGATATCGCCAGTCAGCTCGTGATGAAATGGGCGCGCCAGGGCCCCAACGTCCCCATCGGCGTGACTGACGACTTTACCCGCTTGACGTTGGACACGATTGCGCTGTGCGCCATGGGAACGCGGTTCAATTCGTTCTATCATGACGAGATTCATCCCTTTGTCGAGGCCATGGTTGGTCTGCTGTCTGGGTCGGGGAATAGGGCGCGTCGTCCCGATCTGCTCAATAACCTGCCCACCAGTGAGAATACAAAGTACTGGAATGATATCACTTTTCTACGCAACCTGGCCCAGGAACTGGTGGATTCACGCAAGAATAACCCGGAAGATAAAAAGGATCTTCTCAACTCGTTAATTCTGGGCCGCGATCCGCAGACGGGTCAGGGACTGACGGATGGTTCGATTGTTGATAATATGATCACGTTCTTGATTGCCG GCCACGAAACAACATCGGGCATGTTGTCGTTCCTCTTCTACTACCTACTCAAGAACCCCCATGCATACCAAAAAGCACAGGAGGAAGTGGACCGAGTCATCGGGCGTCGCAAGATCACCGTCGAAGACATGTCCAAGCTCCCCTACATCACAGCCGTGATGCGCGAGACTCTGCGGTTGAACCCGACTGCCCCGATAATTGCCATGCATGCTCACCCTGACAAGAACACCGAAGACCCCGTCAAACTGGGTGGCGGCAAATACGTCTTGCACAAGGACGAGCCGATCGTCCTCATGCTGGGCAAGATGCAGCGCGACCCGCAGGTCTACGGGCCCGACGCCGACGAGTTCCGACCGGAGCGAATGCTGGACGAGAATTTCGAAAAGTTGCCCAAGAACGCCTGGAAGCCGTTTGGCAATGGCATGCGCGGATGCATTGGCCGCCCCTTCGCGTGGCAGGAGGCTCTGCTCGTGATTGCTATTCTGCTCCAGAACTTCAATTTCCAGATGGACAATCCCAGCTATGATCTGCGTATCAAGCAGACCCTCACCATCAAGCCTAAGGATTTCCATATGAAGGCCACTCTCAGAGAGGGTCTGGATCCGACGCAGCTCAGCACCGCCCTTAGTGGGAGTGCCGGTGCTGCTTCGGCCACTACGGGCGCAGCCAGCCGGGACCGGAGACCCAAGGCGACACCTGCCGCGGGCGCCAAGCTGAAGCCCATGCACATATTCTATGGAAGCAATACGGGCACCTGTGAAACATTTGCGCGAAGATTGGCTGATGATGCTGTTGGCTACGGCTACTCGGCCGCAGTCAGCTCGCTGGACTCAGCGATGCAGAACATTGCCAAGACCGATCCTGTGGTCTTTATCACGGCCTCCTATGAGGGACAACCGCCGGACAACGCTGCTCACTTCTTTGAGTGGCTCCGATCTCTCAAGGGAAGTGATCTGGATGGAGTCAATTACGCAGTCTTTGGCTGTGGACACC ATGACTGGGCCTCCACGTTCCATCGCATCCCTAAAGCAGTGAACGAATTGATTGCGGAGAATGGAGGAAACCGCCTTTGCGATATTGGTTTGGCCGACGCAGCCAACTCCGACATGTTCACCGACTTCGACAGCtggggagagagggaatTTTGGCCCAGCATCACAGCCGAATTCGGCGGGTCCGGTCCAGACCAGAACTCCAAGTCGAAATCGTCTCTCCACGTGGACGTGAGCTCCGGGATGCGGGCTTCTACCCTCGGCCTGCAGCTGGAAGAGGGGTTCGTGGTTGAGAATAGACGTCTGACGCAGCCTGGATGTCCAACTAAGCGGATGATCAAATTCAAGCTGCCGTCGGATATGACCTACCAATGCGGCGACTATCTCGCTGTTCTGCCTGTGAACCCGCACTCAGTCGTCCGTCGCGCAATCCGCCGCTTCGATCTGCCCTGGGACGCCATGCTGCGCATTCAAAAGACATCGCAGACCTCAACAACCCCAGCGTCAATCCCCCTCGACACACCCATCTCAGCCTTCgacctcttctccacctACGTGGAACTGTCGCAACCAGCCTCAAAGCGCGATATCAACGTCctcgccgacgccgccgtcggagaCGCAGAAACCCAAGCAGAGCTGCGCTACATGGCATCCAGTCCAAGCCGCTTCACAGAGGAGATTGTCCAGAAGCGCGTGAGCCCGCTGGATCTCCTTACACGCTACACAGCCATCAACCTCTCCATCGGCGACTTCCTCCCCATGCTCCCGCCAATGCGCGTGCGCCAGTactccatctcctcctcgccgctgaCCGATTCGTCCGAATGCTCCATCACCTTCTCCGTGCTGAACGCGCCTTCGCTAtcagctccgccagcgcaAGACGACGAAGCCATCGAGCAGTACATGGGCGTTGCATCGACATATCTCTCCGAGCTCCAGCCCGGCGAACGCGTCCACATCTCCGTCCGCCCATCACACTCGGGCTTCAAGCCGCCCGTCGATCTCCAAACGCCGATGATCATGGCCTGTGCGGGGAGCGGCCTCGCCCCGTTCCGGGGGTTCGTAATGGACCGCGCGGAGAAGATCCGCGGCCGACGCAGCAGTTCCTCTTCTGACGACAAAAAGCCCGCCAGGGCAGTCCTGTACATTGGCAGCCGCACCAAGGGCCAAGATGACATCCATGCCGCAGAGCTAGCCCAGTGGGCCGATGACGGCGCCGTCGATGTGCGCTGGGCATACAGCCGGCCCGCGGACAAAACACCGGGCCAGCATGTCCAGGATTTGATGCTGGAGGACAAGACAGAGCTCGTCGAGCTCTTTGATCAGGGTGCGAGGATCTATGTCTGTGGCAGTACTGGGGTTGGTAGCGCTGTGCGTGCTGCCTGCAAGGATATCTATCTGGAGAAGAGGCGCGAGACCCTGGCTAGGGCGAAGGAGACCGGTGAGGAGGTGCCCAAtgcagagctggaggaggaggctgccGCGGAGAAGTTCTTTGAGAAGCTGAGGACGAAGGAGAGGTATGCTACTGATGTGTTTACGTAG
- a CDS encoding uncharacterized protein (ID:PFLUO_000475-T1.cds;~source:funannotate) has protein sequence MLALYFFLATLVSYVAAQSNAETSCNPLKTTCPPDPALSTEHTFWFNETLDDTLWNMTSGSLDYTSEGAQFTLNEEGDSLLLMSNFYIFFGVMEVHAKMATGNGIISGVILESDDLDEIDWEWVGSNTTGVQSDFFGKGNTTTWNRGAKHNAANANLDFHNYTTYWDQEKLQWWVDGDMVRQVNYSERLTVYGQNYPQTPCRVKASLWPSGVEGESPGTIKWGGGMVDWSQAPFTMTIQRIRVEDFSSGKEYQYDGTSGSFHSINVIGGNSTAEDRIAHPPESLSEKWDDLPEGAHIGVYCGAAAAGALVVVAVGLYCLKQRRRGRLEHALDDARYNTERNEMETYQNDWKQTEWSSTSIRHNGYQAM, from the exons ATGCTCGCTCTTTACTTCTTCCTGGCCACCCTGGTCAGCTATGTCGCGGCCCAGTCCAACGCAGAAACATCCTGCAACCCGTTGAAGACGACATGCCCCCCGGATCCTGCCCTGAGCACCGAACACACCTTCTGGTTCAACGAGACCCTCGATGACACCCTCTGGAACATGACCTCGGGCTCGCTCGACTACACCTCCGAAGGCGCCCAGTTCACCCTCAACGAAGAGGGCGACTCCCTCCTGCTGATGTCCAACttctacatcttcttcggcgtcATGGAAGTGCATGCGAAGATGGCCACGGGCAACGGCATCATCAGCGGTGTGATTCTCGAGTccgacgacctcgacgaAATCGACTGGGAGTGGGTCGGCTCCAATACGACCGGCGTGCAGTCCGACTTCTTCGGAAAGGGTAACACGACCACCTGGAACCGCGGTGCCAAGCACAATGCCGCCAATGCCAACCTCGACTTCCACAACTACACCACCTACTGGGATCAGGAGAAGCTACAGTGGTGGGTCGATGGTGACATGGTCCGACAGGTCAACTACTCCGAGCGTCTCACTGTGTACGGCCAGAACTACCCACAGACACCTTGCCGGGTCAAGGCCAGTCTCTGGCCCTCGGGTGTGGAGGGCGAGAGCCCTGGTACCATCAAGTGGGGTGGAGGCATGGTCGACTGGTCCCAAGCTCCCTTCACCATGACCATCCAGCGGATCCGCGTGGAGGACTTCAGTTCCGGCAAGGAGTACCAGTACGACGGCACCTCGGGTTCCTTTCATAGTATCAACGTGATCGG TGGAAACTCGACCGCCGAAGATAGAATCGCGCACCCGCCAGAGAGTCTGTCCGAGAAATGGGACGATCTGCCCGAGGGCGCCCATATCGGCGTGTACTGCGGGgcagccgccgccggtgccttGGTCGTGGTTGCCGTTGGCCTCTACTGCTTGAAGCAGCGCCGAAGGGGCCGTCTCGAGCACGCCCTGGACGACGCCCGGTACAACACGGAGCGCAACGAGATGGAGACCTACCAGAACGATTGGAAGCAGACCGAGTggagcagcaccagcattCGCCACAACGGCTACCAAGCAATGTAA
- a CDS encoding uncharacterized protein (ID:PFLUO_000476-T1.cds;~source:funannotate) has translation MAPINTILTARQSTASSTSCPSTLSSGAIAGIVIGTIAGTLLILWLIRLCQLPGAWSFGGEPDPGYRPPVTRTHDRRRRRRPSVVEYTEKPGSSRRYQTDVRRPERVYVT, from the exons ATG GCccccatcaacaccatcctGACTGCGCGACaatccaccgcctcctccaccagctGCCCAAGCACCCTCTCCAGCGGGGCCATTGCcggcatcgtcatcggcacGATCGCCGGCACGCTGCTGATCCTCTGGCTCATCCGCCTGTGCCAGCTGCCGGGCGCCTGGAGTTTCGGCGGCGAGCCAGACCCGGGCTACCGGCCGCCGGTGACCCGAACGCATGATCGCAGACGGCGTCGGCGCCCTTCTGTGGTGGAATATACAGAAAAACCGGGCTCGTCGCGCCGGTACCAGACCGATGTGCGCAGACCAGAAAGGGTATATGTGACTTGA
- a CDS encoding uncharacterized protein (ID:PFLUO_000477-T1.cds;~source:funannotate) has product MRLRPILSPIPGVLLLHASAAAATAAAQVDRSQFVNPFIGSEGPVAGTGFGGGDIFVGGARPFGVVKVGIDSTAVDWSTAVLNGGWTPDGNVTAISMMHEHGTGGNPKYGIIPQMPLTSVAAPVNVLDNTTYSQPRIGNDTATVGYYKTHLKSGVIVELSASRHAGIMQYSFPKGEKHVLVDVSHYLPGSPGGADGQFYVGGEIQIEGDGKAYSGYGTYVGGWNNGAPFTVFFHGEFSETPDHAQIFSGVNTDPMPRYQNQADGGVSMPTFAYGNTTSKATSGPMNHRVGALMSWNSGPASHITSRVGISSISVEKARSYIRKEIPSWKLNDTVTDAVKEWNEDVFNKIQVPLGKSANMTNVRLLYSSLYFIHLMPSDRTGENPLWDSGEPFWDDFYTMWDIFRCTVSFYHIFQPAYYESMIRGLIDIWRYQGYLPDGRSGNWNGLVQGGSDADNMFADAYVKGMRGAINWTDGYLAMKKNAEVTPYNTFDPTDLTASTKEGRGALDDWKQLGYVSQDHNTRCISRTVEYSLNDFSLSQVAAGEMPGDRTKYLNRSANWQNIWDKDVNSLGFSGFLAPKLSDGSFNGSGYDPLYCYSCEWQSYTYEGIPWEYSFVVPHDMKTLIQFMGGAKTFESRLDMMFKPNTSVQNLGANGAGISTLMNIGNEPDFATPYLYNYINKQYKSVQQSRGLGYQYFKDAAYGIPGNSDAGAMNSWLLWQLLGIYPVVTQPVYLLSSPWFPDMNMTVSGDKTLRIKANGLDKGIYVQSVKVNGKAWKKNWVEHEDVMTNGGTIEFELGKQPIVWETGEAPPSPGHVQL; this is encoded by the exons ATGCGTCTACGACCAATTCTGTCCCCTATCCCGGGGGTTTTGCTGCTGCATGCCAGCgctgcggcggcgacggcggcggcgcaggtAGACCGCTCACAATTCGTGAACCCGTTCATTGGCTCTGAAGGTCCAGTCGCAGGCACCGGGTTTGGCGGCGGGGATATTTTTGTGGGCGGCGCGCGGCCGTTTGGTGTGGTGAAGGTGGGAATCGACTCGACGGCTGTCGATTGGAGCACGGCTGTCCTCAATGGCGGCTGGACGCCTGATGGTAATGTCACCGCCATCAGCATGATGCATGAGCACGGTACTGGTGGCAATCCCAAGTACGGGATCATTCCCCAGATGCCATTGACCTCGGTTGCGGCGCCGGTCAATGTGTTGGATAATACCACCTATAGTCAGCCAAGG ATTGGCAATGACACGGCCACTGTGGGCTACTACAAGACACACCTGAAGAGTGGAGTGATTGTGGAACTGTCGGCATCTCGCCATGCTGGTATTATGCAGTATTCCTTCCCAAAGGGCGAGAAACATGTCCTCGTGGACGTGTCTCAC TATCTACCTGGAAGCCCTGGCGGTGCGGATGGCCAGTTCTATGTCGGCGGAGAGATTCAAATCGAAGGCGACGGAAAAGCGTACAGTGGTTACGGGACGTATGTTGGCGGTTGGAACAACG GCGCGCCTTTCACGGTGTTCTTTCATGGAGAATTCTCCGAGACCCCAGACCAcgcccagatcttctccggcgTGAACACAGACCCCATGCCCCGGTATCAAAATCaggccgacggcggcgtgAGCATGCCGACGTTCGCCTACGGCAACACAACCAGCAAAGCCACCTCCGGCCCCATGAACCACCGAGTCGGAGCCCTCATGAGCTGGAATAGTGGCCCAGCTTCTCATATCACCTCGCGCGTGGGaatctcgtccatctcggtCGAAAAGGCCCGCTCATACATCCGCAAAGAGATTCCCTCATGGAAGCTGAATGACACGGTCACGGACGCGGTCAAGGAGTGGAATGAGGATGTGTTCAACAAGATCCAGGTTCCTCTGGGAAAATCGGCAAATATGACGAACGTGAGGCTGCTTTATAGTTCGCTGTATTTCATTCACTTGATGCCGTCTGACCGAACCGGCGAGAATCCGCTGTGGGACTCTGGGGAGCCGTTTTGGGACGACTTTTATACCATGT GGGACATCTTCCGTTGCACGGTCAGCTTCTACCATATCTTCCAGCCAGCCTACTACGAGTCCATGATCCGAGGACTCATTGATATCTGGAG ATACCAAGGCTACCTCCCCGACGGCCGCAGCGGCAACTGGAACGGTCTAGTCCAAGGCGGCTCCGATGCGGACAACATGTTCGCAGACGCCTACGTCAAGGGCATGCGCGGGGCCATCAACTGGACAGACGGGTACCTGGCCATGAAAAAGAACGCCGAAGTCACACCGTACAACACTTTCGACCCGACCGATCTGACGGCCAGCACGAAAGAAGGCCGCGGCGCGCTCGACGACTGGAAGCAGCTGGGCTACGTGTCTCAGGACCACAACACCCGCTGCATCTCGCGCACCGTTGAGTACAGTCTCAATGACTTTTCGCTCAGCCAGGTGGCCGCGGGCGAGATGCCTGGGGACCGGACGAAGTATTTGAACCGCTCTGCTAATTGGCAGAACATCTGGGATAAGGATGTCAACAGCCTGGGCTTCTCCGGGTTCCTGGCGCCGAAGCTTTCTGATGGCTCGTTTAATGGTTCTGGGTACGACCCGCTTTACTGTTACAGCTGTGAATGGCAGTCTTATACGTACGAGGGTATTCCTTGGG AATACTCTTTCGTCGTTCCGCACGATATGAAGACCCTGATTCAGTTCATGGGTGGAGCAAAGACCTTCGAGTCGCGTCTGGACATGATG TTCAAACCAAACACATCGGTGCAGAATCTTGGAGCGAACGGTGCGGGTATTAGCACACTGATGAACATCGG CAACGAGCCCGACTTCGCGACCCCCTACCTGTACAACTACATCAACAAGCAGTACAAGAGCGTGCAACAATCCCGCGGACTGGGCTACCAGTA CTTCAAGGACGCCGCCTACGGGATCCCCGGCAACAGCGACGCAGGCGCCATGAACTCGTGGCTCCTGTGGCAGCTCCTGGGCATCTACCCGGTCGTCACCCAACCCGTCTACCTCCTCTCGTCGCCCTGGTTCCCGGACATGAACATGACCGTCAGCGGGGACAAGACGCTGCGCATCAAGGCGAACGGTCTGGACAAGGGCATCTACGTGCAAAGCGTCAAGGTCAATGGCAAGgcgtggaagaagaattggGTGGAGCATGAGGATGTGATGACGAACGGGGGGACGATTGAGTTTGAGCTTGGCAAACAGCCTATCGTGTGGGAGACCGGGGAGGCACCCCCCTCGCCGGGACATGTGCAGCTGTAA